From the genome of Blautia pseudococcoides, one region includes:
- the uvrC gene encoding excinuclease ABC subunit UvrC produces MFNIEEELKKLPARPGVYIMHDADDTIIYVGKAISLKNRVRQYFQGSRNLGVRKEQMVEQIARFEYIVTDSELEALVLECNLIKEHTPKYNILLKDDKTYPFIKVTVGEDYPRIQIVRRVKKDKSRYYGPYSSAMAVKDVVELTTKLYRLRTCSRNLPRDIGKERPCLYHQIHQCDAPCQGYISKEDYKKKVDELLDFLNGNHKEILKELEEKMLAASQEMNFEDAAQYRDLIQSVKRIGERQKITDQHGEDKDVVAVAQDGEDAVAQVFFIRGGKLIGRDHFYLKVAKEDPRAQIVSSFLKQFYAGTPFIPKEIMIQEEIEDREVISQWLEKRKGRKVHIRIPKKGTKEKLVELAQRNAELVLNQDKERIKREEGRTIGAAKEIAGMMGLPQMERIEAYDISNISGFQSVGSMIVYEKGRPKRSDYRKFRIKSVQGPNDYASMEEVLTRRFVHGLDEQEARRKENLDEEFGSFTRFPDLIMMDGGRGQVNIALEVLGKLNLQIPVCGMVKDDKHRTRGLYYNNKEIPIDRNSEGFKLITRIQDEAHRFAIEFHRSLRSKGQVHSILDDIPGIGPARRKALMKQFPGPDKIKEASVEELKAVPSMNERAAEAVYGFFHKEQEKKE; encoded by the coding sequence ATGTTTAACATAGAGGAAGAACTGAAAAAGCTGCCGGCCAGACCCGGGGTCTATATCATGCATGATGCGGACGACACCATTATATACGTGGGCAAGGCTATCAGCTTGAAGAACCGGGTGCGCCAGTATTTTCAGGGGAGCCGGAACCTGGGTGTCCGCAAGGAGCAGATGGTGGAACAGATCGCCAGATTTGAGTACATCGTCACGGATTCCGAACTGGAAGCCCTGGTCCTGGAGTGCAACTTAATAAAAGAGCATACACCAAAATACAACATTCTTTTAAAGGATGACAAGACATATCCCTTTATCAAGGTTACGGTTGGGGAGGATTACCCGAGAATACAGATCGTCCGCAGGGTTAAGAAGGATAAATCACGTTATTACGGCCCTTATTCCAGCGCTATGGCTGTAAAAGACGTGGTGGAGCTGACTACAAAGCTTTACCGGCTGAGGACGTGCAGCAGAAATCTTCCCAGGGATATAGGGAAAGAGCGCCCCTGCCTTTACCATCAGATCCACCAGTGTGACGCGCCCTGCCAGGGGTATATCTCTAAGGAAGATTACAAGAAAAAAGTGGATGAACTGTTGGATTTTTTAAACGGCAATCACAAAGAGATCTTAAAAGAGCTGGAAGAAAAAATGCTTGCGGCATCCCAGGAAATGAATTTCGAGGATGCGGCCCAGTACAGGGACCTGATCCAGAGTGTAAAGCGGATCGGTGAAAGACAGAAGATCACGGACCAGCATGGGGAGGATAAAGATGTTGTGGCAGTTGCCCAGGACGGAGAGGATGCGGTGGCACAGGTATTCTTTATCCGTGGCGGCAAACTCATAGGAAGAGACCATTTCTATCTGAAGGTTGCCAAGGAGGACCCGCGTGCCCAGATCGTGTCCAGTTTCCTGAAACAGTTTTACGCGGGAACTCCGTTTATCCCAAAAGAGATCATGATCCAGGAGGAGATTGAAGACCGGGAGGTCATATCCCAGTGGCTGGAAAAGAGGAAGGGAAGAAAAGTACACATACGGATTCCAAAGAAAGGTACAAAGGAAAAGCTTGTGGAACTGGCCCAGAGGAATGCAGAGCTTGTGCTTAACCAGGATAAAGAGCGCATAAAACGTGAGGAGGGCCGTACGATCGGTGCAGCCAAAGAAATTGCAGGTATGATGGGACTGCCCCAAATGGAGCGGATAGAGGCTTATGATATATCCAATATCAGCGGATTCCAGTCTGTTGGTTCCATGATCGTCTACGAAAAAGGCAGGCCAAAACGCAGTGACTACCGAAAATTCCGCATCAAGTCTGTTCAGGGGCCAAACGATTACGCCAGTATGGAGGAGGTCCTTACACGCCGCTTTGTGCATGGACTGGATGAGCAGGAAGCCAGAAGAAAAGAAAATTTGGACGAGGAGTTTGGAAGTTTCACACGGTTCCCGGATTTGATCATGATGGACGGCGGCAGGGGACAGGTCAACATTGCGCTGGAGGTACTGGGCAAGCTGAATCTGCAGATTCCGGTCTGCGGTATGGTAAAGGATGATAAGCACAGGACCAGAGGGCTGTATTACAATAATAAAGAAATTCCCATCGACAGGAACAGCGAGGGCTTCAAGCTGATCACCAGGATCCAGGATGAGGCCCACCGCTTTGCCATTGAATTCCACCGTTCTTTAAGAAGTAAGGGCCAGGTACATTCTATTCTGGATGATATTCCCGGTATCGGTCCTGCCAGACGAAAAGCCCTTATGAAGCAGTTTCCGGGGCCGGATAAGATCAAGGAGGCTTCCGTGGAGGAATTAAAGGCAGTCCCCTCCATGAATGAGCGCGCAGCGGAGGCGGTGTATGGATTTTTCCACAAGGAGCAAGAAAAAAAGGAATAG
- a CDS encoding sigma factor-like helix-turn-helix DNA-binding protein has protein sequence MPARVDYAIYADSDLSILTIRERETLILKMQGLSTVEISKKLNCCRQNINALLLKARKKLDAPQPNPDIHRRKNIDYTQYANYDLSILTKLEQTFLLEKISGKSYREIAERHHSTITSVGTLLYRAHKKLDNLYD, from the coding sequence ATGCCGGCGCGCGTGGACTATGCTATATACGCAGATTCAGACTTATCCATTTTAACAATTCGGGAACGTGAAACTTTGATATTGAAAATGCAAGGTCTTTCAACTGTTGAAATATCAAAAAAGTTAAATTGTTGCAGACAAAATATAAATGCTTTGCTTTTGAAAGCCCGTAAAAAGCTTGATGCCCCACAGCCAAACCCCGATATACATCGTAGGAAAAACATTGACTATACCCAATATGCAAATTACGACTTATCTATATTGACTAAGCTCGAACAAACCTTTTTATTGGAAAAAATTTCTGGTAAATCGTATAGGGAAATTGCAGAACGACATCATTCCACAATAACTTCTGTCGGAACTTTGTTGTATCGAGCTCACAAAAAACTAGATAATCTGTATGATTAA
- a CDS encoding AbrB/MazE/SpoVT family DNA-binding domain-containing protein, translated as MEYSKKMRVLFNKPGGTAGKGSMMVRVTIPSEFVKALEITPENKEVIVSLKDNKIIIEKA; from the coding sequence ATGGAATATAGTAAAAAAATGAGGGTTTTATTTAATAAGCCAGGAGGGACGGCTGGAAAAGGCTCAATGATGGTAAGGGTTACTATTCCAAGCGAATTTGTGAAAGCTTTAGAAATTACTCCAGAAAACAAAGAGGTTATTGTCTCTTTAAAAGATAATAAAATAATAATAGAAAAGGCTTGA
- the galE gene encoding UDP-glucose 4-epimerase GalE produces MAILVTGGAGYIGSHTVVELQTAGYDVVVLDNLSNSSEKSLQRVEKITGKPVTFYKADILDREALNAVFEKESIDSCIHFAGLKAVGESVQKPWEYYENNIAGTLTLVDVMRKHGVKNIIFSSSATVYGDPAFVPITEVCPKGQCTNPYGWTKSMLEQILMDIQKADPEWNVVLLRYFNPIGAHKSGMIGENPNGIPNNLMPYITQVAVGKLKELGVFGNDYDTPDGTGVRDYIHVVDLAKGHVKALKKIEEKAGLKVYNLGTGMGYSVLDIVNNFEEATGVKIPYVIKDRRPGDIATCYSSAEKAEKELGWKAEFGIKEMCADSWRWQSNNPNGYDE; encoded by the coding sequence ATGGCAATTTTAGTGACAGGCGGTGCTGGTTACATCGGAAGCCATACGGTAGTGGAGCTGCAGACTGCAGGATATGATGTAGTGGTACTGGACAACCTCAGTAACTCCAGTGAGAAATCTTTACAGAGAGTGGAGAAGATCACAGGCAAACCGGTTACCTTTTATAAGGCAGACATTCTTGACAGGGAAGCACTGAATGCTGTTTTTGAGAAAGAGAGCATTGATTCCTGTATCCATTTTGCTGGGCTTAAAGCGGTAGGGGAGTCTGTACAGAAACCCTGGGAGTATTATGAGAATAATATTGCAGGTACCCTGACTCTGGTGGATGTCATGAGAAAACATGGCGTGAAGAATATCATTTTCTCATCCTCCGCAACCGTATACGGGGACCCTGCTTTTGTACCTATCACAGAAGTGTGCCCAAAAGGCCAGTGCACCAACCCATATGGCTGGACAAAATCCATGCTGGAGCAGATCCTCATGGATATCCAGAAAGCTGACCCGGAGTGGAATGTAGTGCTTCTGCGTTACTTCAACCCAATCGGTGCCCACAAGAGCGGCATGATCGGTGAGAACCCCAACGGTATTCCTAACAACCTGATGCCATATATCACACAGGTAGCTGTGGGTAAATTAAAAGAGCTGGGCGTGTTCGGCAATGATTATGATACACCCGACGGAACCGGTGTGCGCGATTACATACATGTGGTAGACCTGGCAAAAGGCCATGTGAAAGCTCTGAAGAAAATTGAGGAGAAAGCAGGCCTGAAAGTATACAATCTGGGAACCGGTATGGGCTACAGCGTTCTTGACATTGTCAATAACTTTGAGGAAGCAACCGGCGTGAAAATCCCGTACGTGATCAAAGACCGCCGCCCGGGCGATATTGCCACCTGCTATTCCAGCGCTGAGAAAGCAGAAAAAGAACTGGGATGGAAAGCGGAATTCGGAATCAAGGAAATGTGTGCGGATTCCTGGAGATGGCAGTCAAATAACCCGAATGGTTATGATGAGTAA
- a CDS encoding Rha family transcriptional regulator: MLVEIKKMNKEEVTVVTSLDVAETFEKHHRDVMESIRNIGEAISTAEFSALFYLDSYKASNGKTNPMYLMTRDGFTLLAMGYNGDKAMKFKLAYIKQFNEMEKVLIGKQKEREKGIAVRQALTNALQQSQENERMHGHAYSTYTNIIYKVVFGKDAKHLREEYGLSKKENLRNYFSEEELKAVQSVEMIVSGLVNCGWGYDQIKEFVLNQNLKMLAA, encoded by the coding sequence ATGTTAGTAGAGATCAAGAAAATGAATAAGGAAGAGGTAACAGTTGTCACGAGCCTCGATGTAGCGGAGACATTTGAAAAACATCATCGTGATGTAATGGAGTCTATAAGGAATATAGGAGAAGCTATAAGTACAGCGGAATTTTCCGCTCTATTCTATTTAGATTCTTATAAAGCCTCTAATGGAAAAACAAATCCCATGTATCTTATGACAAGAGATGGATTCACCTTGTTGGCTATGGGATACAATGGCGATAAGGCCATGAAATTTAAACTTGCGTATATCAAACAGTTTAATGAAATGGAAAAAGTATTGATCGGCAAACAGAAAGAGCGCGAGAAAGGCATTGCTGTCAGGCAGGCTCTGACGAATGCTTTACAGCAGTCACAGGAAAATGAACGGATGCACGGGCATGCTTATTCCACATATACGAATATCATATATAAGGTGGTATTCGGAAAAGATGCAAAACATCTCCGCGAAGAATATGGCCTATCCAAAAAGGAGAATCTTCGGAATTATTTTAGTGAGGAAGAACTGAAGGCTGTACAATCAGTTGAAATGATCGTGAGTGGTTTGGTGAACTGCGGGTGGGGATATGACCAGATCAAGGAGTTCGTGCTGAACCAGAATCTAAAAATGCTGGCGGCCTGA
- a CDS encoding DUF1846 domain-containing protein, with amino-acid sequence MKIGFDNDKYLSMQSEHIRQRINQFDNKLYLEFGGKLFDDYHASRVLPGFAPDSKLRMLMQLSDHAEIVIVISAGDIEKNKVRGDLGITYDIDVLRLIDSFRGRGFYVGSVVITQYSGQNSANKYKDKLEKLGIKVYLHYPIEGYPSNIPLIVSDEGYGKNQYIETTRPLVVVTAPGPGSGKMATCLSQLYHEHKRGVHAGYAKFETFPIWNIPLKHPVNLAYEAATADLNDVNMIDPFHLDAYGVTTVNYNRDVEIFPVLSAIFERIFGQCPYQSPTDMGVNMAGNCIIDDEACKEASKQEILRRYYQAIDGQAEGTRTQEEVFKLELLMKQAHISTDDRKVTSAALIRAEVTGAPAAALELEDGRMITGKTSDLLGASAALLLNTLKELAEIPHETHVISPASIEPIQKLKTAYLGSKNPRLHTDEVLIALSSSAATSGVAKKALEQLPKLKGCQVHSSVMLSSVDRTIFQKLAVQLTCEPVYEHKKLY; translated from the coding sequence ATGAAAATCGGATTTGATAATGACAAGTATTTGTCCATGCAGTCAGAACACATCCGCCAGCGGATCAACCAGTTTGACAACAAACTGTATCTGGAATTCGGCGGCAAGCTCTTCGACGATTACCACGCATCCAGGGTTCTGCCCGGCTTTGCCCCTGACAGTAAGCTGCGCATGCTGATGCAGCTCAGTGACCACGCAGAGATCGTTATCGTTATCAGCGCCGGCGATATTGAGAAAAATAAAGTCCGAGGGGATTTAGGCATTACTTATGATATTGATGTACTCCGCCTGATCGATTCTTTCAGAGGCAGAGGCTTTTATGTGGGAAGCGTTGTCATCACCCAGTATTCCGGACAGAACAGCGCCAATAAATACAAGGACAAACTGGAAAAACTGGGCATTAAAGTGTATCTTCACTATCCCATTGAGGGTTATCCAAGCAATATTCCCCTCATCGTAAGCGATGAAGGCTATGGCAAAAACCAATACATTGAAACCACCCGGCCCCTTGTGGTCGTCACAGCACCGGGTCCCGGAAGCGGCAAAATGGCCACCTGCCTGTCCCAGCTCTACCATGAGCACAAAAGAGGTGTCCACGCAGGATATGCCAAGTTTGAGACCTTCCCCATCTGGAACATTCCGCTGAAACATCCGGTGAATCTGGCTTACGAGGCGGCAACTGCTGACTTAAATGACGTGAACATGATCGACCCCTTCCATCTAGATGCCTATGGTGTCACCACCGTCAATTATAACCGGGATGTGGAGATCTTCCCTGTACTAAGCGCCATATTTGAGCGCATCTTCGGTCAGTGCCCTTACCAGTCACCAACCGACATGGGCGTCAACATGGCCGGAAACTGTATCATTGACGATGAAGCGTGCAAGGAGGCATCCAAGCAGGAGATCCTCCGCCGTTACTATCAGGCCATTGACGGGCAGGCAGAGGGTACCCGCACCCAGGAAGAGGTCTTCAAATTAGAGCTTCTGATGAAACAGGCCCATATCTCCACAGATGACCGGAAAGTCACCTCAGCAGCGCTTATCAGGGCAGAAGTCACAGGTGCCCCTGCCGCCGCACTGGAGCTGGAGGACGGTCGTATGATCACAGGAAAAACCTCTGATCTGCTGGGCGCTTCCGCGGCGCTTCTGCTCAACACCCTGAAGGAACTGGCAGAAATCCCTCATGAGACCCATGTCATTTCCCCGGCTTCTATTGAGCCTATCCAGAAGCTGAAAACAGCTTATCTGGGCAGCAAGAATCCGCGGCTGCACACAGACGAGGTGCTTATCGCCCTGTCAAGCTCTGCCGCAACCAGCGGTGTGGCAAAGAAAGCGCTGGAACAGCTCCCAAAGCTGAAAGGCTGCCAGGTGCACTCCTCCGTGATGCTCTCCTCTGTGGACAGGACCATTTTCCAGAAGCTGGCTGTCCAGCTTACCTGTGAACCGGTTTACGAGCATAAAAAATTGTATTAA
- the ftsH gene encoding ATP-dependent zinc metalloprotease FtsH produces the protein MDQNQNRNQDPNKKSPQNKQSLLVLLICIIVMLLCMNMMTKIGRGDSSKIKYSEFITMLDKGEVESVVLKSDTLTITLKHGAGVAAQTKTTTLMEDLSELTKRLEKAGIKDFDKEQPNIAGELIYSLLSILIPVVLMVALFSFMFRRMNKGGGMMGGVGKSKAKAYVQKETGVTFRDVAGQDEAKESLQEVVDFLHNPGKYTAIGAKLPKGALLVGPPGTGKTLLAKAVAGEAHVPFFSLSGSDFVEMFVGVGASRVRDLFEEAKKNAPCIIFIDEVDAIGKTRDTRFGGNDEREQTLNQLLAEMDGFDTSKGLLILAATNRPEVLDPALLRPGRFDRRVIVDRPDLKGRVNILKVHAKSVSLDETVDLEAIALATSGAVGSDLANMINEAAILAVKNGRKAVAQKDLLEAVEVVLVGKEKKDRILSAEERKIVSYHEVGHALVSALQKDAEPVQKITIVPRTMGALGYVMHVPEEEKFLNTRKELEAMLVGYLGGRAAEEIVFDTVTTGAANDIEQATKVARAMITQYGMSDRFGLMGLADTQSQYLDGRAVLNCGDATATEIDHEVMKLLKVSYDEAKRLLAANREALDKIADFLIQRETITGKEFMKIFREIKGIAEPEEKKRIAEKDGAPPVPVIEAPDDAKASAGVNVPAEEEEKNNRTPVPFS, from the coding sequence ATGGATCAAAACCAAAATAGAAACCAGGACCCAAACAAAAAAAGTCCTCAAAATAAGCAGTCCCTTTTGGTGCTCCTGATTTGTATAATAGTCATGCTGCTCTGCATGAATATGATGACAAAGATAGGCAGAGGAGATTCCAGCAAAATAAAATACAGTGAATTTATCACTATGCTGGACAAGGGGGAAGTAGAGAGTGTAGTTCTCAAGTCCGATACACTCACCATCACCCTGAAGCATGGCGCAGGAGTGGCAGCGCAGACCAAGACTACCACACTGATGGAGGACTTGAGCGAACTTACCAAAAGACTTGAGAAAGCAGGCATCAAAGACTTTGATAAGGAGCAGCCCAATATAGCGGGAGAGCTGATCTACAGCTTGCTGAGTATTCTCATACCCGTTGTTTTGATGGTGGCCCTGTTCAGCTTTATGTTCCGCCGGATGAACAAAGGCGGCGGCATGATGGGCGGTGTAGGCAAGAGCAAGGCGAAGGCCTATGTGCAGAAGGAGACTGGTGTCACCTTCCGGGATGTGGCCGGTCAGGATGAGGCAAAAGAATCCCTGCAGGAGGTTGTAGATTTTCTTCACAACCCCGGCAAATATACAGCCATCGGTGCAAAGCTCCCCAAAGGTGCCCTGTTAGTAGGCCCTCCGGGAACCGGTAAGACACTGCTTGCCAAAGCGGTAGCCGGGGAAGCCCATGTTCCATTTTTCTCCCTGTCCGGTTCTGACTTTGTGGAAATGTTCGTAGGTGTGGGTGCCTCCCGTGTACGTGATCTGTTTGAGGAAGCCAAGAAAAATGCCCCTTGTATCATTTTTATTGATGAGGTGGACGCCATCGGTAAAACCCGTGACACCAGATTCGGCGGCAATGACGAGCGTGAACAGACGCTGAACCAGCTTCTGGCTGAGATGGATGGATTTGACACATCGAAAGGTCTTTTGATCCTGGCAGCCACCAACAGACCGGAGGTATTGGACCCGGCGCTTCTGCGTCCTGGACGTTTTGACAGACGTGTTATTGTGGACAGACCCGATTTAAAAGGCAGGGTAAACATTCTGAAAGTACATGCAAAGAGTGTTTCTCTGGATGAAACGGTGGATTTGGAAGCAATTGCCCTTGCAACGTCAGGAGCTGTAGGTTCTGACCTGGCAAATATGATCAATGAGGCGGCCATCCTGGCTGTCAAGAACGGCAGAAAGGCAGTTGCCCAGAAAGATCTGCTGGAGGCTGTGGAGGTTGTGCTGGTTGGTAAAGAGAAGAAAGATAGGATCTTAAGCGCTGAGGAGCGTAAGATCGTCTCTTACCATGAAGTGGGCCATGCCCTTGTAAGTGCCCTCCAGAAAGACGCTGAACCTGTTCAGAAGATCACCATTGTGCCCCGTACTATGGGTGCTCTGGGATACGTGATGCATGTGCCGGAGGAAGAAAAATTCCTGAATACGAGAAAAGAACTGGAAGCCATGCTGGTGGGATACCTGGGCGGCCGTGCCGCTGAGGAGATTGTGTTTGACACAGTGACCACCGGTGCTGCAAATGATATTGAGCAGGCAACAAAGGTGGCAAGGGCCATGATCACCCAGTATGGTATGTCTGACCGTTTTGGCCTTATGGGGCTTGCGGATACCCAGAGCCAATATCTGGATGGCCGTGCAGTATTAAACTGCGGTGATGCCACGGCAACGGAGATTGACCATGAAGTGATGAAGCTTCTGAAGGTTTCCTATGACGAGGCAAAACGTCTTCTGGCTGCCAACCGTGAGGCCCTTGACAAAATAGCGGATTTCCTCATTCAGAGGGAGACTATCACCGGCAAAGAATTTATGAAGATCTTCAGGGAGATCAAGGGAATCGCAGAGCCTGAAGAGAAAAAAAGGATCGCGGAAAAAGACGGAGCGCCGCCAGTGCCTGTCATTGAGGCTCCGGATGATGCTAAAGCTTCAGCCGGAGTCAATGTTCCGGCGGAGGAGGAAGAAAAAAATAATCGTACACCTGTTCCTTTTAGCTGA
- a CDS encoding AP2 domain-containing protein, producing MRRKSGDYIPLGSIINCVDCGKKIVKTSGRLRRCPECAAIHLTNVDRKQSLEWKQAHPEKAKESKRILSRKRIEHGELKKSGIKGITWDKSTLRWRVSIYKDRKQIYLGKYKELQDAIAALEAYRTGDKDEMENR from the coding sequence ATGCGCAGGAAATCAGGGGATTATATCCCCCTTGGATCCATAATAAATTGTGTGGACTGTGGAAAGAAAATTGTAAAAACATCTGGCAGGCTGCGGAGATGTCCAGAATGTGCAGCTATACATCTTACTAATGTGGACCGTAAACAATCACTGGAATGGAAGCAGGCACATCCCGAGAAGGCAAAAGAGTCCAAGAGGATATTATCACGGAAAAGAATAGAACACGGAGAACTTAAAAAATCAGGTATAAAAGGCATTACTTGGGATAAATCAACTCTGCGCTGGAGAGTTAGCATATATAAAGACAGAAAACAAATATATTTAGGGAAATACAAAGAGCTTCAGGACGCTATAGCCGCCTTGGAAGCATATAGGACTGGTGATAAGGATGAAATGGAAAACAGGTGA
- a CDS encoding nucleotidyltransferase family protein: MKEPVLVVMAAGMGSRYGGLKQIDPIDEQGHIIMDFSIYDAVKAGFKKVVFIIKRANEKDFREAIGERLARQIQVEYVFQEIENIPEGFSVPEGRVKPWGTGHAVLSCMEVVDAPFAVINADDYYGAHAFRMIYDYLTTHEDDDKYRYTMVGYVLENTLTENGHVARGVCETDEEHHLVGIHERTHIEKRADGTAYTEDEGRTWTEIPRGSTVSMNMWGFTVSMLKELRDRFPLFLEKNLQSNPLKCEYFLPSVVGELLVEDKATVEVLKSMDKWYGVTYKEDKPVVVAAIRKLKESGLYPEKLWEE; this comes from the coding sequence ATGAAAGAACCGGTATTAGTAGTTATGGCAGCAGGGATGGGGAGCCGTTACGGCGGGCTGAAGCAGATTGACCCGATCGACGAACAGGGACATATTATTATGGATTTTTCCATCTATGATGCAGTGAAAGCAGGATTTAAGAAGGTAGTATTTATTATAAAGAGAGCCAATGAGAAGGATTTCAGGGAGGCCATCGGTGAGCGGCTTGCCAGACAGATCCAGGTGGAATATGTGTTTCAGGAGATTGAGAATATCCCGGAAGGTTTTTCCGTGCCTGAGGGCAGGGTGAAGCCATGGGGAACCGGACACGCGGTCCTCAGCTGCATGGAGGTGGTGGATGCACCTTTTGCGGTGATCAACGCAGATGATTATTACGGTGCCCATGCATTCCGGATGATCTATGATTACCTGACCACTCATGAGGACGATGATAAATACCGTTATACCATGGTGGGCTATGTGCTTGAGAATACGCTTACAGAGAACGGGCATGTGGCAAGAGGCGTCTGTGAGACAGATGAGGAACATCATCTTGTGGGGATACACGAGAGGACCCATATTGAGAAGCGGGCAGACGGCACTGCTTACACGGAGGATGAGGGCAGGACATGGACAGAGATTCCCAGGGGAAGCACCGTGTCCATGAATATGTGGGGCTTTACAGTCAGTATGCTGAAAGAACTGAGAGACAGATTTCCTCTGTTCCTTGAGAAAAATCTGCAGAGTAATCCCTTGAAGTGTGAGTATTTCCTTCCCTCAGTGGTTGGAGAGCTTCTGGTTGAAGACAAGGCTACAGTGGAGGTCCTCAAATCCATGGATAAATGGTACGGCGTTACATATAAAGAGGATAAGCCGGTAGTAGTTGCTGCCATCAGAAAATTAAAAGAAAGCGGCCTGTATCCGGAGAAACTTTGGGAGGAATAA
- a CDS encoding phosphotransferase enzyme family protein: MSGEELIRREVIENFTFPGKLVEEILYGSGHINDTFRLAFETEQGRKRYILQRMNKSIFHKPVELMENIVGVTSWLRKKILANGGDADRETLNIVLARDGRPYYLDSAGDYWRAYLFIEGASCYDKVEKREDFYQSAVAFGHFQGLLADYPAKTLHETIMNFHNTASRLDDFKAAVLRDTCGYAGDVQREIRFVLEREHLAYVLGEMQAEKKLPLRVTHNDTKLNNIMIDDKTGKAICVIDLDTVMPGLAVNDFGDSIRFGASTGDEDERDLAKVSCDMELFELYTKGFVEGCAGSLTDEELDMLPIGAMVMTYECGMRFLADHLDGDVYFKTHREGHNLDRCRTQFKLVADMEKKLSAMNAIVDKYRQRER; the protein is encoded by the coding sequence GTGAGCGGCGAGGAACTGATACGCAGAGAGGTAATTGAGAATTTTACATTTCCGGGAAAGCTGGTGGAGGAGATCCTGTACGGCAGCGGGCATATAAATGATACCTTCCGTCTGGCGTTTGAGACGGAACAGGGCAGGAAAAGGTATATCCTTCAGAGGATGAATAAGAGTATTTTCCATAAGCCTGTGGAGCTGATGGAGAATATTGTGGGAGTTACATCCTGGCTCAGGAAGAAGATCCTGGCAAACGGCGGGGACGCTGACAGGGAGACCCTTAACATTGTCTTAGCCCGGGACGGCAGGCCATATTATCTGGACAGTGCCGGCGATTACTGGAGAGCGTATCTGTTCATCGAAGGCGCAAGCTGTTATGATAAGGTGGAAAAAAGGGAAGATTTTTACCAGAGTGCAGTTGCATTCGGCCATTTCCAAGGCCTGCTGGCGGATTATCCTGCAAAGACCCTGCATGAAACCATTATGAATTTTCACAATACAGCAAGCCGTCTGGATGACTTTAAAGCTGCCGTACTGCGGGATACCTGCGGATATGCCGGGGATGTGCAGAGGGAGATCCGGTTTGTTCTGGAGCGGGAGCACCTGGCCTATGTGCTGGGAGAGATGCAGGCAGAGAAGAAACTGCCTCTTCGGGTTACACACAATGATACAAAGCTCAACAATATTATGATAGATGATAAGACCGGCAAGGCCATCTGTGTCATTGACCTGGATACGGTCATGCCGGGACTGGCGGTCAATGACTTTGGAGATTCTATCCGTTTCGGCGCCAGCACTGGGGATGAGGACGAGAGGGATCTGGCGAAAGTCTCATGTGACATGGAATTGTTTGAGCTGTACACAAAGGGGTTCGTGGAGGGCTGCGCAGGCAGCCTGACAGATGAGGAGCTGGACATGCTGCCCATCGGTGCCATGGTTATGACATACGAATGCGGCATGCGTTTTCTGGCTGATCATCTGGACGGGGATGTGTATTTCAAGACACACCGGGAGGGACATAACCTGGACCGGTGCCGCACACAGTTTAAGCTGGTTGCAGATATGGAGAAAAAGCTCTCTGCCATGAATGCCATTGTGGACAAGTACAGGCAGCGTGAAAGATAG